In Paenibacillus sp. G2S3, a single window of DNA contains:
- a CDS encoding acyltransferase family protein, with protein sequence MKEIKVTQPTNTLDPDNSKTRRRYMPGIDGLRALSVIAVIAYHLDINWAPGGLIGVGIFFVLSGYLITDQIIQRWKQDRRFDLKDFWIRRARRLLPAMFVMLFVTAMWLLVFDRSRLAALQGDFISSTLYFNNWWLIFHDVSYFESFGPPSPIGHLWSLAIEEQFYFIWPLVIIVGLRLAPQRGKLIVMCLTGAFLSALAMALIYQPGVDPSRVYYGTDTRAFALLIGAALALAWPSQNLTDKISRRSRYILDFSGAIGLITLILMIWRTNEYGQFLYYGGLVLVSILSAIVIAVLAHPASRLAKIMGCKPLRWIGVRSYSIYIWHYPVIILTNPTVDTGGFDGFRVLFQLGVSLLLASLSWKYIEEPIRQGLLGKWCAQLSTRLRFKIRPLFIFIAVPLIILSISCSSNLDTKLSANSNTGTITNPVKNEHNVTLVPPQDVPTPVPAPVPVDPPKKPEPQPHLEEAGKGVTAIGDSVILDAAPYLQELLPGIVIDGKVGRQMSQAQEVVDKLRAKGKLGTRVIINLGTNGAFNSNQLRKLLTSLEDVQQVVLVNTRVPKKWQNTVNASLKKVALEFPYAMVVDWHSSSEGKDSYFYEDGVHLKREGAKSYAALVAKAVQKENQ encoded by the coding sequence ATGAAAGAAATCAAGGTTACACAACCGACTAACACTTTAGATCCTGACAATTCCAAGACTAGAAGGCGTTATATGCCGGGAATAGATGGACTTCGCGCACTCTCTGTGATCGCAGTTATCGCGTATCATCTCGACATCAATTGGGCTCCAGGAGGACTTATAGGGGTCGGAATATTCTTCGTTCTGTCAGGATATCTGATCACGGATCAAATCATCCAAAGGTGGAAGCAAGACCGACGGTTCGACCTTAAAGATTTCTGGATCAGACGAGCGCGACGGCTACTGCCTGCTATGTTTGTCATGCTTTTTGTCACTGCTATGTGGCTGCTGGTGTTCGATCGTTCACGATTAGCAGCATTACAAGGGGACTTTATATCTTCAACGTTATACTTCAATAACTGGTGGCTTATTTTTCATGATGTATCTTATTTCGAGAGCTTTGGACCTCCTTCTCCTATAGGTCATTTGTGGTCACTCGCCATTGAGGAACAGTTCTACTTCATTTGGCCATTGGTTATTATTGTAGGGTTACGCCTTGCACCTCAGCGAGGTAAACTCATTGTGATGTGTCTAACAGGGGCATTCCTCTCGGCACTTGCTATGGCGCTAATCTATCAACCTGGAGTTGACCCAAGCCGAGTCTATTATGGTACTGATACTCGAGCTTTTGCTCTACTGATTGGAGCCGCGCTCGCTCTAGCATGGCCGAGTCAAAATTTGACCGATAAGATTTCACGCAGATCTCGCTATATCCTTGACTTCAGTGGAGCAATCGGATTAATCACCCTCATTCTTATGATTTGGCGAACGAATGAGTACGGACAATTTCTTTATTATGGCGGCTTGGTTCTCGTGTCGATCCTTTCCGCAATTGTAATAGCAGTACTGGCACATCCAGCGAGCCGACTAGCTAAAATCATGGGCTGCAAGCCTTTACGTTGGATTGGCGTACGCTCCTATAGCATTTACATATGGCATTATCCAGTCATCATTCTAACTAATCCTACAGTAGATACAGGTGGGTTCGATGGTTTCCGTGTTCTTTTTCAGCTGGGAGTTAGCCTCCTATTAGCCTCACTTTCGTGGAAATATATCGAAGAACCCATTCGTCAAGGTTTGCTAGGAAAATGGTGTGCGCAATTAAGCACTCGTCTGCGATTTAAGATTCGACCCTTATTTATCTTTATTGCAGTCCCGTTAATCATATTGTCCATATCCTGCAGTAGCAACTTGGATACTAAGCTATCCGCTAATTCGAATACAGGCACTATTACTAATCCCGTTAAGAATGAACATAATGTCACACTAGTGCCCCCTCAAGATGTACCAACACCTGTGCCTGCACCAGTTCCAGTAGATCCACCGAAGAAGCCAGAACCTCAGCCTCACTTAGAAGAAGCAGGTAAAGGTGTTACTGCGATAGGTGATTCCGTAATCCTCGATGCTGCTCCTTATCTACAAGAGCTTCTGCCAGGCATTGTTATCGATGGTAAGGTCGGCAGACAGATGTCACAGGCACAAGAAGTGGTCGATAAACTTAGGGCGAAGGGGAAACTTGGCACTCGAGTGATCATTAATCTAGGCACGAACGGAGCTTTTAACTCCAATCAATTACGGAAATTACTTACTTCGCTTGAAGATGTTCAGCAAGTCGTACTGGTAAATACACGTGTACCGAAAAAATGGCAAAATACTGTGAATGCTTCGCTTAAGAAAGTGGCTTTAGAATTCCCCTATGCTATGGTTGTAGACTGGCATTCCTCAAGCGAAGGAAAGGATTCTTACTTCTATGAGGATGGCGTTCATCTAAAACGAGAAGGTGCTAAATCCTATGCCGCACTTGTAGCTAAAGCCGTACAAAAGGAGAATCAATGA
- a CDS encoding DUF3298 domain-containing protein: MEREQTMKKSPFNVLKFGLVGLTVVGISAGMLPINGNAFADAVNTTKPAINAPISAVPISTITNTGIQIKEVILTSSTEYLNTNIKVPQIVGMLNTKAQEEINSIILSNAQKDLALWEKDATEAAADAKKAGFEYRPYELYIIYELKENGSDNSSGIISLVVTSQGETGGTGMPRVDTYNVFNTKQAKRIALSDFFGDDFKEKLNAGILAKINEEPENYFVEDFKGIDEEQGFYIENGEVVILFPKYSIAPGAMGTPEFRFSTHITNNPKLDLSTIATFKNANGVLMMSLRDVANRLGYEIKWNQTSRSAELKKGAQWTNVTLGKDSYFFAKMAPVALGTAPILKNDTIYVPVKMVTDILRVEIKNG, encoded by the coding sequence ATGGAGCGTGAACAAACAATGAAAAAGAGTCCTTTTAACGTATTGAAGTTTGGTCTAGTCGGATTAACGGTTGTGGGAATAAGTGCTGGCATGTTACCAATTAATGGTAACGCTTTTGCTGATGCAGTGAACACGACTAAACCTGCAATCAATGCCCCGATTTCAGCTGTACCGATTTCCACCATCACTAACACTGGGATCCAAATCAAAGAAGTAATTCTTACATCTTCAACCGAGTACCTGAATACAAATATTAAAGTCCCTCAGATCGTAGGTATGTTGAACACTAAGGCTCAGGAAGAGATCAACAGTATCATTCTCTCTAATGCGCAGAAAGACCTTGCTCTTTGGGAAAAGGATGCAACTGAAGCAGCAGCAGACGCTAAAAAGGCTGGTTTCGAGTATCGTCCATATGAGCTATACATTATTTATGAATTAAAAGAAAATGGATCAGATAACTCTTCTGGAATAATCTCACTTGTCGTTACTTCTCAAGGTGAAACTGGTGGAACGGGTATGCCTCGTGTTGATACATACAATGTATTTAATACGAAACAAGCAAAGCGGATTGCCTTGTCAGATTTTTTTGGGGACGACTTCAAGGAGAAGTTGAATGCCGGTATCCTTGCGAAGATCAATGAGGAACCTGAGAACTATTTTGTAGAGGATTTCAAAGGGATCGACGAAGAACAAGGTTTTTATATTGAAAATGGTGAGGTTGTCATCCTCTTCCCTAAATATAGTATCGCTCCAGGCGCCATGGGAACTCCTGAATTTCGTTTCAGTACCCATATTACGAACAACCCGAAGCTCGATTTAAGCACAATAGCTACATTTAAGAATGCTAATGGGGTTTTAATGATGTCATTGCGAGATGTGGCGAATCGTTTAGGATATGAAATCAAGTGGAATCAAACATCACGCTCAGCTGAGTTAAAAAAAGGTGCACAGTGGACAAATGTTACCTTAGGTAAAGATTCTTACTTTTTTGCCAAAATGGCACCTGTCGCTTTAGGTACTGCTCCTATCCTAAAAAACGATACGATATACGTTCCGGTTAAAATGGTTACCGATATTTTACGTGTGGAAATTAAGAACGGCTAA
- a CDS encoding CGNR zinc finger domain-containing protein yields MLWEDFINSYWRDWRTGDKNKDRDELEDPEWIAKWLKKHALLETQLPNTIELEQLKKLRSLLWDWVQAIVQGKSMDGEMLKQLNIYMDKGPVTRRMVWKSAEQAEISLLPLHSGWEQVMAEIAASFAEALLEKEPSRFRICDNPDCLWVYYDDTRNRSKRYCDDKACGNLMKVRRFRARKKAEQGSD; encoded by the coding sequence TTGTTGTGGGAGGATTTCATTAATAGTTACTGGCGGGATTGGCGAACAGGAGATAAAAATAAGGATCGGGATGAACTCGAAGATCCGGAGTGGATTGCGAAATGGCTGAAGAAGCATGCTCTGCTAGAAACACAGCTGCCGAATACGATAGAACTGGAACAGCTAAAGAAGCTTCGATCCCTACTATGGGACTGGGTACAGGCTATTGTACAAGGAAAATCGATGGATGGAGAAATGCTGAAGCAGCTCAATATCTATATGGACAAGGGTCCTGTTACGCGGCGAATGGTCTGGAAAAGTGCCGAGCAAGCGGAGATTTCATTATTGCCACTACATAGCGGTTGGGAGCAGGTGATGGCGGAGATAGCGGCGTCTTTTGCGGAGGCATTACTTGAAAAAGAACCTTCAAGATTCCGCATTTGCGATAATCCTGATTGTCTCTGGGTGTATTACGATGATACGCGCAACCGTTCTAAACGATACTGCGATGATAAAGCTTGTGGCAACCTCATGAAGGTGCGGCGGTTTCGGGCGCGGAAGAAGGCTGAACAGGGTTCGGATTAA
- a CDS encoding DinB family protein: MQNKISEVLLQNWDYCMDIEDWAPPLSDALEGVDSKQALWKPEGSTVNSIWETVNHLTFYKVRLLRKLKGLPKQPDPESNDATFTVTTQGEEAWAKAVADLKDVHAALREIIEALEEGAYDWGGSGHAPGEEVMSLILHDSYHTGQIIMLRKLQGSWVSNRSFN, from the coding sequence ATGCAAAATAAAATCAGTGAGGTTCTGCTGCAAAATTGGGATTATTGCATGGATATCGAGGATTGGGCCCCGCCGTTAAGTGATGCACTGGAAGGTGTGGACAGTAAACAGGCACTTTGGAAGCCAGAGGGGAGTACAGTCAATTCCATCTGGGAGACGGTCAACCATTTAACGTTCTATAAGGTACGATTGCTTCGAAAGCTGAAAGGATTACCCAAGCAGCCTGATCCGGAGAGCAATGATGCTACTTTTACTGTAACAACTCAAGGGGAAGAAGCATGGGCGAAAGCCGTTGCAGACCTAAAGGATGTGCATGCTGCGCTTAGAGAAATCATTGAGGCATTGGAAGAAGGCGCATATGATTGGGGTGGTTCAGGTCATGCCCCAGGGGAAGAGGTAATGAGTCTTATCCTGCATGATTCTTACCATACTGGACAAATTATTATGCTTCGTAAATTGCAAGGTTCTTGGGTTTCCAACCGTAGTTTTAATTAG
- a CDS encoding AraC family transcriptional regulator, which yields MTNISLKPDGFEEQKLFVLPDFMMKELEENPLTNSFYVSDIGCFPSAKFHYRERPQGCDSHILMYCVEGEGWMESHHNKLIQIKARQLAVIPAGTPHRYGASNENPWTIYWIHLKGTHAAALIQTYAMDIEPLTFTLNLHTQWIEDFEQCYALLSDKPYAMSNHIYVSQCIRHLISHVGLSNMNSEQDKKNERYLEQAIRYMTDRINSSISLPDVAKHMGLSKQHLIYLFNQETGVPPIEFYLRLKMQRASQLLALTDLHIKEISSAIGIQDPYYFSRLFKKIMGCSPTHYRSTPKG from the coding sequence ATGACAAACATCTCACTAAAGCCAGATGGCTTCGAGGAGCAGAAGCTTTTTGTGTTGCCCGACTTCATGATGAAGGAATTAGAGGAGAATCCGTTAACGAATTCCTTCTATGTGAGTGACATTGGCTGCTTCCCTAGCGCGAAATTCCATTATCGAGAGCGTCCACAAGGATGTGACTCGCATATTCTTATGTATTGTGTAGAGGGTGAAGGGTGGATGGAGAGTCATCACAATAAGCTGATCCAAATAAAAGCAAGACAATTAGCTGTCATTCCTGCCGGAACGCCTCATCGATATGGTGCTTCAAATGAGAATCCCTGGACCATCTACTGGATACATCTAAAAGGAACACATGCCGCTGCGTTGATTCAAACCTATGCCATGGACATAGAGCCGCTAACCTTCACACTGAACCTTCATACCCAATGGATCGAAGATTTCGAGCAATGTTATGCCCTGTTATCGGATAAGCCTTATGCCATGAGTAATCATATCTATGTGTCTCAGTGCATTCGTCATCTGATCAGCCATGTGGGATTGAGCAACATGAACTCTGAGCAAGATAAAAAGAACGAACGTTATCTTGAGCAAGCCATTCGCTACATGACGGATCGAATCAACAGCTCCATTTCACTCCCGGATGTAGCGAAGCATATGGGATTATCGAAGCAGCATCTAATTTATCTATTTAATCAAGAAACCGGGGTTCCTCCGATTGAATTCTATCTACGCCTCAAAATGCAGCGCGCCAGTCAACTGCTAGCATTAACCGATCTACATATTAAAGAAATCTCTAGTGCTATCGGGATTCAGGACCCCTACTACTTCTCTAGATTGTTCAAAAAAATAATGGGATGCTCGCCGACTCACTATCGAAGCACCCCAAAAGGTTAA
- a CDS encoding DUF5107 domain-containing protein: MSMKEPSTILTNSVRIWEERVEIPTYETGEPDKNPMFLEKRVYQGSSGRVYPHPVVDKIMDEKKMKSYQMVMLENEYVRIEILPEIGGRIYRALDKTNNYDFVYYNRVIKPALVGLAGPWISGGIEFNWPQHHRPNTFGPVEHVITENEDGSATVWVSEIDRMYGTKVTTGFTLHSGKAYLEVTAQLYNRTSEPQTFLWWANPAVAVNDHTQSVFPPDVTAVFDHGKRDVSRFPIATGTYYKMDYSEGVDISCYKNISVPTSYMAYKSDYNFVGGYDHGFKAGLLHVANHHVSPGKKQWTWGNGEFGQAWDRNLTDEDGPYIELMTGVFTDNQPDFTWLQPYEEKSFTQYFMPYKNIGVVKNASIDAAVNLEVDDTLQTATVMAYGTSVFENAVIELRGQHRTYVKDTVTLSPELTYTSVITLDEADQPHHLIVTVFDVNGNSLISYRPAKPSIEKVPDAAKPLPLPEELKSTEQLYLAGVHLEQYRHATFEPEHYYEEGLRRDASDIRLNVAYGTLLLRRGLFKQAENHFRTAIQSLTWRNPNPYDSEAYYQLGVVLRLQDRKEEAFAVFYKAVWSAAFQDSGYFALSQIACERGAYTEALELATRALVRNTRNYKSRHVKTALLRKLGRYSEAIIFAEETLKLDIADFGAAYERVLTLKLLGRQEEAAEAQMKLAQFMRNDAHNYLNLASDYAGSGLFAEAAQVLEQFRMASNEPTYPMVHYTLAYVYEKMGHKEEATAQRQLAQSASSDYCFPNSLFELQVLESAIACNPQGSKAHYYLGNLFYDKKRADDAIRHWERSVALDDSFPTVHRNLALGYYNKRNDAKASLRSLEQAFQGNTNDARVFYELDQLHKKMGVLSQERMVRLQQHMNLVEKRDDLYLEYVTLLNLLSKYEEALSVLLRRQFHPWEGGEGKATGQYVLALVELSKQANQEGRYEEAIAFLTRALHYPENLGEGKLDGVQENNVYYELGVAYNGLGKTEEAAHHWAIASQGMEEPASAMYYNDQPPEMIFYQGLAWVQLNHPKEAKRRFNKLIDFAERHLFDDVKIDYFAVSLPDFLVFEDDLNRRNQIHCLFMMGLGLLGLGKMVEAKERFEQALHLEPNHQGARIHKALC; encoded by the coding sequence ATGAGTATGAAAGAGCCTTCTACAATCTTAACGAACAGCGTCCGCATATGGGAGGAAAGGGTTGAAATTCCTACCTATGAAACCGGTGAGCCCGATAAAAATCCAATGTTCCTCGAGAAGCGAGTCTATCAAGGCAGCTCGGGGCGAGTATATCCACATCCTGTGGTTGATAAAATTATGGATGAGAAAAAAATGAAATCGTATCAGATGGTAATGCTCGAGAATGAATATGTACGGATCGAGATCCTACCTGAAATTGGCGGCCGTATCTATCGTGCTCTGGATAAGACGAATAATTATGATTTTGTTTACTATAATCGCGTGATTAAACCTGCGCTTGTTGGTCTGGCAGGACCATGGATTTCAGGTGGGATTGAATTTAACTGGCCACAGCATCATCGTCCGAACACGTTTGGCCCTGTGGAGCATGTGATTACGGAGAATGAAGATGGCAGTGCAACCGTATGGGTGAGTGAAATTGACCGGATGTATGGAACGAAGGTCACAACGGGCTTCACGCTGCATTCTGGAAAAGCCTATCTCGAAGTTACAGCTCAGCTATACAACCGAACTTCGGAGCCACAAACCTTCTTATGGTGGGCAAACCCTGCGGTTGCGGTCAATGACCATACGCAATCGGTGTTTCCGCCGGATGTCACAGCCGTATTCGACCATGGTAAGCGTGATGTGTCCAGATTCCCTATTGCAACAGGAACGTATTACAAGATGGACTATTCCGAAGGTGTAGATATTTCGTGCTATAAAAATATTTCTGTTCCTACGTCATACATGGCGTATAAATCCGATTATAATTTCGTGGGTGGCTATGATCATGGGTTTAAAGCGGGTCTGCTTCACGTAGCGAATCATCATGTATCTCCGGGTAAAAAGCAGTGGACTTGGGGGAACGGCGAATTTGGTCAAGCGTGGGACCGTAATTTAACCGATGAGGATGGACCCTATATTGAATTAATGACAGGGGTATTTACGGATAATCAACCCGATTTCACTTGGCTCCAGCCGTATGAAGAGAAGTCATTTACGCAATATTTCATGCCATATAAGAACATCGGTGTTGTGAAAAATGCTTCTATTGATGCCGCCGTCAATCTTGAGGTGGATGACACTTTACAGACTGCAACTGTGATGGCCTATGGAACTTCGGTATTCGAGAATGCGGTTATTGAACTTCGAGGTCAGCATAGAACGTACGTGAAGGATACGGTTACGCTCTCTCCAGAATTAACCTATACATCCGTCATTACGTTAGATGAAGCCGATCAGCCGCATCACTTAATCGTAACGGTATTTGATGTGAACGGAAACAGCCTCATATCTTATCGTCCAGCGAAGCCTAGTATTGAAAAGGTTCCAGATGCAGCCAAGCCACTTCCACTACCGGAAGAATTAAAAAGCACAGAGCAGTTGTATTTGGCTGGAGTTCACTTGGAGCAATACCGTCATGCCACGTTCGAGCCAGAGCATTATTATGAAGAAGGCTTAAGAAGAGATGCATCTGATATTCGACTGAATGTGGCTTATGGAACGCTGCTGCTTCGTCGAGGATTATTCAAGCAAGCGGAAAATCATTTCCGTACGGCTATACAATCGCTGACTTGGCGCAATCCGAATCCATATGATAGTGAAGCGTACTATCAGCTTGGTGTAGTACTCCGACTACAGGATCGCAAGGAAGAAGCATTTGCTGTCTTCTACAAGGCGGTATGGTCTGCAGCATTCCAAGACAGCGGATACTTTGCTTTGAGTCAAATTGCTTGTGAACGTGGGGCATATACAGAGGCGTTGGAGCTCGCAACAAGGGCTTTAGTACGTAACACAAGAAACTATAAATCAAGACATGTGAAAACAGCACTTTTACGCAAGCTTGGACGTTATTCGGAGGCGATTATATTCGCAGAGGAGACATTGAAGCTAGATATCGCGGACTTCGGGGCAGCGTATGAAAGAGTGCTCACGCTTAAATTGCTCGGGCGACAAGAGGAAGCGGCTGAGGCTCAGATGAAGCTTGCACAGTTCATGCGAAACGATGCGCATAACTATTTAAATCTGGCTTCCGATTATGCAGGCAGTGGTTTGTTCGCGGAAGCTGCACAGGTGTTAGAGCAATTTCGTATGGCCTCGAATGAACCCACCTATCCGATGGTGCATTACACATTGGCTTATGTATACGAGAAAATGGGTCATAAGGAAGAAGCAACAGCGCAGCGTCAACTTGCTCAATCTGCATCCTCTGACTATTGCTTCCCGAACAGCTTGTTTGAGTTACAAGTATTAGAAAGCGCGATTGCCTGCAATCCGCAGGGTAGTAAAGCTCATTATTACTTAGGAAATCTATTCTATGACAAGAAACGTGCCGACGATGCCATTCGTCATTGGGAGCGGTCCGTGGCACTTGATGATTCTTTCCCGACTGTTCATCGTAATCTTGCGCTTGGTTATTACAATAAGCGGAATGATGCTAAGGCTTCCTTGCGGTCACTTGAACAAGCTTTCCAGGGCAATACGAATGATGCGAGAGTATTCTACGAGCTGGACCAATTGCATAAGAAGATGGGTGTCTTGTCCCAGGAGCGTATGGTAAGACTACAGCAGCATATGAATCTTGTGGAGAAGCGGGATGATCTATACCTTGAATATGTGACGCTACTGAATTTGCTTAGCAAGTATGAAGAGGCTTTGTCTGTTCTATTACGACGTCAATTCCATCCATGGGAAGGTGGAGAGGGGAAGGCCACGGGACAATATGTTTTGGCGCTTGTTGAACTGAGCAAGCAGGCGAATCAGGAAGGCCGATATGAGGAAGCAATCGCATTCTTAACACGTGCGCTTCATTATCCAGAGAATTTAGGTGAAGGTAAGCTCGATGGTGTGCAAGAGAATAATGTGTATTATGAGCTTGGTGTGGCTTATAACGGATTAGGCAAGACGGAGGAAGCTGCACATCACTGGGCGATTGCGTCACAAGGCATGGAGGAACCGGCCAGCGCCATGTACTACAACGATCAGCCACCAGAAATGATCTTCTATCAGGGCTTAGCATGGGTACAGCTGAATCATCCTAAGGAAGCGAAACGTCGTTTTAATAAGCTGATTGATTTCGCAGAGAGACATCTTTTTGATGATGTGAAGATTGACTATTTTGCCGTATCATTACCTGATTTCCTCGTATTCGAGGACGATCTGAACAGACGCAATCAAATTCATTGCTTGTTCATGATGGGACTAGGCTTATTAGGCTTAGGAAAAATGGTGGAGGCGAAAGAACGCTTTGAACAAGCGTTGCACTTGGAGCCGAACCATCAAGGCGCGCGAATTCACAAGGCGTTGTGCTAG
- a CDS encoding GNAT family N-acetyltransferase, producing the protein MATSYWANKRPPEKIRQSIQNSLCYGVYDEGEMIAFARLVTDGATMYYLCDVFVLDEYRGQGISKKLIDTIVNAQITTS; encoded by the coding sequence TTGGCTACAAGCTATTGGGCGAATAAAAGACCCCCAGAAAAAATTAGGCAATCGATTCAAAATTCGTTGTGTTACGGCGTTTATGATGAGGGGGAAATGATTGCATTCGCTAGATTGGTTACGGATGGAGCAACCATGTATTATCTATGCGATGTGTTTGTTTTGGACGAGTATCGTGGACAAGGCATCTCTAAAAAGCTGATAGATACCATTGTTAATGCGCAGATTACCACAAGCTAG
- the cmpA gene encoding cortex morphogenetic protein CmpA, producing the protein MPQWLCHQLMKAYYKKDRRQIKLLNECWFFYRNSAESSNEM; encoded by the coding sequence TTGCCACAGTGGCTCTGCCATCAACTGATGAAAGCTTATTACAAAAAAGACCGCCGTCAGATCAAGCTGCTGAACGAGTGCTGGTTCTTTTATCGTAATTCTGCGGAATCCAGTAATGAAATGTAG
- a CDS encoding SprT family protein: MSNEELQLWIEQVSRDSFGVPFRHKASFNSRLSSTGGRYFTKSHNIEINPHQLAMFGREETEKIIKHELCHYHLHLAKRGYMHRDTDFKRLLAQVGGSRYCQTLPGAKARKTLPYRYKLICTACAMEYPRKRKVDPKRYRCGKCSGKLKLLALEVQ; this comes from the coding sequence ATGAGCAACGAAGAGCTGCAGCTGTGGATTGAGCAGGTATCACGGGACAGCTTTGGCGTACCCTTTAGGCACAAGGCAAGCTTTAACAGCCGATTATCTTCAACAGGCGGTCGATATTTTACCAAGAGCCATAATATAGAGATTAATCCCCATCAGCTTGCTATGTTCGGTAGAGAAGAGACGGAGAAGATTATAAAACACGAGCTCTGCCATTATCATCTGCATTTGGCGAAGCGAGGGTACATGCATCGTGACACTGATTTCAAAAGACTGCTGGCACAAGTCGGCGGAAGTCGCTATTGTCAGACATTGCCGGGTGCGAAAGCTCGGAAGACACTACCTTATCGGTACAAGCTGATATGTACAGCATGTGCTATGGAGTATCCGCGTAAGCGAAAAGTAGATCCAAAGCGCTACCGCTGCGGCAAATGTTCAGGTAAGCTGAAGCTGTTAGCGCTGGAAGTCCAGTAA
- a CDS encoding pentapeptide repeat-containing protein has product MKFKMESPKITDPEALLPEQIYSLQTKDEFSRCSISDTVIDNQEANKVSFDQVIFKNVTITESSLTGIELMDVVFDRCDLSNVDFTNAIIHRTEFRNCKLIGTDFTRGRFQNVRVVDCIGDFATFRLANLKQVSFENSSLMSSDYYQSNFQKVSFSECNMDQATLSGSKLNGIDLSDCEFSGLIVDIQDLEGCIISPQQAVSFVGLMGLVIK; this is encoded by the coding sequence ATGAAATTCAAAATGGAATCACCTAAAATAACAGATCCAGAAGCTCTACTCCCTGAGCAAATATACTCGCTACAAACCAAAGATGAATTCAGTCGTTGCAGCATAAGCGATACAGTTATTGATAATCAAGAAGCTAACAAGGTCAGCTTTGATCAAGTGATTTTTAAAAATGTAACGATTACCGAGTCGTCTCTGACTGGAATTGAGCTGATGGATGTGGTTTTTGATCGATGCGATCTGTCCAATGTGGATTTTACGAATGCGATTATTCATCGAACCGAATTCCGAAACTGCAAGCTTATCGGTACGGACTTTACAAGAGGCAGATTCCAGAATGTTCGCGTGGTCGATTGTATCGGGGATTTTGCAACATTTCGATTGGCTAATCTGAAGCAGGTTTCTTTTGAGAATAGTTCATTGATGAGCTCTGATTACTACCAATCCAATTTCCAAAAGGTCAGCTTTAGCGAGTGTAATATGGATCAAGCCACATTGTCAGGATCAAAGCTTAACGGGATCGATCTTAGTGACTGCGAGTTCAGTGGCTTGATCGTGGATATACAAGATTTAGAAGGGTGCATCATTTCGCCTCAGCAAGCTGTTTCTTTTGTGGGATTGATGGGACTGGTTATAAAATAA